The proteins below are encoded in one region of Sinorhizobium meliloti:
- a CDS encoding DMT family transporter, giving the protein MAVDSVPGNLSRENGAARAGVVVMLLGMLMFSVNDVMGKWLVATYSVGQVVLIRSIAAALLLAPFLWVSGPKKLFTLERPGLQLARVVASTAEVVAFYFAVVYLPLADVMTYWLAAPIYVAAVSPLVLKEPVGWRRWTAIGIGFVGVVVALEPSSQAFTLPAVISILGSMTFAFMMISGRSLRGTPDTTLAFWQIVGAAVAGLVWAPFDWTPLKPLDTALICLLGAVAMIAHVLVNRALKLADAATVAPLQYTLLFWAIFFGWLIFGDTPRLSMVIGAALIVASGLFIFFREQQLKRQGRLKG; this is encoded by the coding sequence ATGGCCGTCGACAGCGTCCCCGGCAACCTTTCCCGTGAAAACGGCGCCGCCCGCGCCGGCGTGGTCGTTATGCTCCTCGGCATGTTGATGTTCTCGGTGAACGACGTCATGGGGAAGTGGCTCGTCGCCACCTACTCGGTCGGCCAGGTGGTGCTTATCCGCAGCATCGCCGCTGCCCTTCTGCTCGCGCCCTTCCTGTGGGTAAGCGGCCCGAAAAAACTCTTCACTCTCGAGCGGCCCGGCCTTCAGCTTGCCCGCGTCGTCGCCTCGACCGCCGAGGTGGTCGCGTTCTATTTCGCCGTCGTCTACCTGCCGCTGGCTGACGTCATGACCTATTGGCTGGCGGCGCCGATCTATGTCGCGGCCGTTTCGCCGCTGGTGCTGAAGGAACCTGTCGGCTGGCGGCGCTGGACGGCGATCGGCATCGGCTTCGTCGGCGTCGTCGTCGCGCTCGAGCCGTCGTCACAGGCCTTCACGCTGCCGGCCGTCATCTCGATTCTCGGCAGCATGACCTTCGCCTTCATGATGATTTCCGGGCGTTCGCTGCGCGGCACTCCGGATACGACGCTCGCCTTCTGGCAGATTGTCGGCGCCGCGGTCGCCGGCCTCGTCTGGGCACCCTTCGACTGGACACCCCTCAAACCACTCGACACGGCGCTCATCTGCCTGCTCGGCGCCGTAGCAATGATCGCCCATGTCCTCGTCAACCGGGCGCTGAAGCTCGCCGATGCCGCGACGGTCGCCCCGTTGCAATATACGCTACTCTTCTGGGCAATCTTCTTCGGTTGGCTGATCTTCGGCGATACGCCGCGGCTGTCGATGGTGATCGGCGCCGCCCTCATCGTCGCCTCCGGTCTCTTCATCTTCTTCCGCGAACAGCAACTGAAAAGGCAGGGGCGGCTAAAGGGCTAA
- a CDS encoding ABC transporter substrate-binding protein — protein sequence MRKLILALALAGTALSSSAVAAEKLKIGTEGAYPPFNFVDSSGKIGGFDVEIGLALCERMKVECEVVAQDWDGIIPGLLAKKYDMIIASMFITEERKKQVAFTNPYYLAAMTHAAPKGAGISAFSNEALQGKVIGAQSGTTQADYIAAVYPDAEIKLYPTQDEANLDMVNGRLDLQVGDMLPLLDWVTKNDDGKGCCELVGEPITDKKFVGDGVGIAVRQEDNEMREKLNKALDEIRADGTYKKINDKYFTIDVYTMK from the coding sequence ATGCGAAAGCTCATTCTGGCGCTGGCACTCGCCGGCACTGCACTGTCTTCTTCCGCCGTTGCTGCGGAGAAGCTGAAGATCGGAACCGAGGGTGCCTATCCGCCCTTCAACTTCGTCGATTCCAGCGGCAAGATCGGCGGTTTCGACGTGGAAATCGGTCTCGCGCTCTGCGAGCGCATGAAGGTCGAGTGCGAAGTCGTCGCCCAGGATTGGGACGGCATCATTCCGGGCCTGCTTGCCAAGAAGTACGACATGATTATCGCCTCGATGTTCATTACCGAGGAGCGCAAGAAGCAGGTGGCTTTCACCAATCCCTATTACCTGGCCGCGATGACGCATGCGGCACCGAAGGGTGCCGGCATCAGCGCCTTCAGCAACGAGGCGCTCCAGGGCAAGGTGATCGGCGCCCAATCCGGCACGACCCAGGCCGACTATATCGCCGCCGTCTACCCGGATGCCGAGATCAAGCTCTATCCCACCCAGGACGAAGCCAATCTCGACATGGTCAACGGTAGGCTCGACCTGCAGGTCGGCGACATGCTGCCGCTGCTCGATTGGGTCACCAAGAATGACGACGGCAAGGGTTGCTGCGAGCTCGTCGGCGAGCCGATCACCGACAAAAAATTCGTCGGCGACGGCGTCGGTATTGCTGTCCGGCAGGAGGACAACGAAATGCGCGAGAAGCTGAACAAGGCGCTTGATGAGATCCGCGCCGACGGGACCTACAAGAAGATCAACGACAAGTATTTCACCATTGACGTCTATACGATGAAGTGA
- a CDS encoding adenylate/guanylate cyclase domain-containing protein has translation MATTNPSEANVAVQSPTQPQPPLPGESEGTWPARRRRIIDWLVIETRGERFIDNIFVEMCDKLVEAGVPVARATLHFRIHHPQWIGARILWRKGLAEAELDTYAYGVEDTTQYLSSPLRDFNEGAEEVRRRLDDPTSAGPDYPLYDELRAEGLTEYIIWPLLHTLGKRHAVTFASDRPGGFSSDDLAFLKDILPALALVSEIRLKNRFARTLLETYVGPHASEQILAGATTRGSGVTVGAAILICDLRDFTKLSDLWPRDDVIELLNGYFDAMSEPIERHGGEILKFMGDGLLAIFPLSNPCACSQLLGAIGEAQAALAVLNEENLRKGHDPLGYGIGVHVGDVMYGNIGSRRRLDFTVIGPAVNIASRLETLTKELKRPVLLSRAFVEKAGCAGQMENLGSYALRGLDEPVDVFAFSGKK, from the coding sequence ATGGCCACCACGAATCCGAGCGAGGCGAACGTCGCAGTTCAGTCTCCGACACAGCCACAGCCGCCTTTGCCCGGCGAAAGCGAGGGGACATGGCCGGCGCGGCGGCGCCGGATCATCGACTGGCTCGTCATCGAGACGCGCGGCGAACGCTTTATCGACAACATCTTCGTGGAGATGTGCGACAAGCTGGTGGAGGCCGGCGTGCCCGTCGCCCGCGCCACCCTGCATTTCAGAATTCACCACCCGCAGTGGATCGGTGCACGGATTCTATGGCGAAAGGGTCTGGCGGAGGCGGAGCTTGATACCTATGCCTACGGCGTCGAGGACACCACGCAATATCTGAGCAGCCCCTTGCGCGATTTCAACGAGGGGGCGGAGGAAGTGCGCAGACGCCTTGACGACCCGACATCGGCGGGTCCGGATTACCCGCTCTATGATGAACTGCGCGCGGAGGGACTGACCGAGTACATCATCTGGCCCCTGCTCCATACGCTCGGCAAGCGGCACGCGGTCACCTTTGCGAGCGACAGGCCGGGCGGATTCAGCTCCGATGATCTCGCCTTCCTGAAGGATATTCTGCCGGCCCTGGCGCTTGTCAGTGAAATCCGGCTGAAGAACCGCTTCGCCCGCACGCTTCTCGAGACCTATGTCGGGCCGCATGCGAGCGAGCAGATCCTGGCCGGAGCGACCACACGCGGCAGCGGCGTGACGGTAGGCGCGGCGATCCTCATCTGCGATCTGCGCGACTTCACGAAGCTGTCCGACCTATGGCCCAGGGACGACGTCATCGAACTCCTCAACGGCTATTTCGACGCCATGTCGGAACCGATCGAGCGGCACGGCGGGGAGATCCTGAAATTCATGGGCGACGGGCTGCTGGCGATCTTTCCGCTCAGCAATCCCTGTGCCTGCAGTCAGCTTCTCGGAGCCATCGGCGAGGCGCAGGCCGCTCTTGCCGTTCTCAATGAGGAGAACCTGCGCAAGGGCCACGATCCGCTCGGCTACGGCATCGGCGTCCATGTCGGCGATGTGATGTATGGCAATATCGGTTCGCGCCGGCGTCTGGACTTCACGGTGATCGGACCGGCGGTCAACATCGCCTCGCGTCTCGAAACCCTTACGAAGGAGCTGAAGCGTCCGGTTCTGCTCTCAAGAGCCTTCGTCGAAAAGGCAGGCTGTGCAGGGCAGATGGAAAATCTGGGTTCCTATGCCTTGCGGGGGCTTGATGAGCCGGTCGACGTCTTTGCCTTCTCGGGAAAAAAATAG
- a CDS encoding methylated-DNA--[protein]-cysteine S-methyltransferase produces MHHYHIFETARGFCGIAWSDAGITRFQLPTRSAESTERLLLRRLPDGAPHEPPPRVAEAVAAVKDYFEGRETDFSRFDLDLQGQGAFFEKIYQAARKIPWGSTTTYGALAKELGAGPEAARDVGQAMAKNPVALIIPCHRVLAAGGKIGGFSAPGGSSTKLGMLEMEGVKVAPPEPAQQSLGF; encoded by the coding sequence ATGCACCATTACCATATTTTCGAAACCGCACGCGGTTTCTGCGGCATCGCCTGGAGCGATGCCGGCATCACGCGCTTCCAGCTGCCGACGCGAAGCGCCGAATCCACCGAGCGACTGCTTCTGCGGCGTTTGCCGGACGGAGCGCCGCACGAGCCGCCGCCGCGGGTTGCCGAAGCGGTCGCGGCGGTGAAGGACTATTTCGAGGGAAGGGAGACGGATTTTTCCCGCTTCGATCTCGATCTGCAGGGACAGGGCGCCTTTTTCGAGAAGATCTATCAGGCCGCGCGAAAGATCCCGTGGGGCAGCACGACGACCTACGGCGCCCTTGCGAAGGAGCTCGGCGCAGGCCCGGAGGCGGCCCGGGATGTCGGCCAAGCGATGGCGAAGAATCCCGTGGCACTGATCATCCCGTGCCATCGGGTTCTCGCAGCCGGCGGCAAGATCGGCGGTTTCTCGGCGCCGGGCGGTTCTTCCACGAAGCTCGGAATGCTCGAAATGGAAGGCGTCAAGGTCGCTCCGCCGGAGCCCGCGCAGCAATCCCTGGGGTTTTGA
- a CDS encoding DNA-3-methyladenine glycosylase — MHRLTSDVDFFARSAVQVAADLIGADFTVSGVGGTIVETEAYLPDDAASHSFAGTTARNRAMFGPPAHAYIYLSYGLHWCLNFVCLPGSAVLIRAIEPRWGIDTMRARRGVREERLLCSGPGRVGQALAISRELDGLPLGEDPFRLTLPSTKPPLAAGIRVGITKAVEQPWRFGLAGSSFVSRKF; from the coding sequence GTGCATCGCTTGACCTCAGATGTCGATTTCTTCGCGCGTAGCGCCGTCCAGGTGGCGGCTGATCTGATCGGCGCCGATTTCACCGTTTCCGGTGTCGGCGGCACGATAGTCGAGACGGAGGCCTACCTGCCTGACGACGCGGCGTCGCATAGTTTCGCCGGCACCACGGCGCGCAATCGCGCCATGTTCGGTCCGCCGGCGCATGCCTACATCTATCTCTCCTACGGCCTGCACTGGTGCCTGAATTTCGTCTGCCTGCCAGGCAGCGCCGTACTGATCCGCGCGATCGAACCGCGATGGGGCATAGACACGATGCGGGCGAGACGTGGCGTCCGTGAAGAGAGGCTATTGTGTTCCGGACCGGGACGTGTCGGACAGGCGCTGGCGATCAGCCGGGAGCTGGACGGATTGCCTCTCGGAGAGGATCCGTTCCGCCTCACCCTGCCCTCCACGAAACCGCCGCTCGCCGCCGGCATCCGCGTCGGCATAACCAAGGCGGTAGAACAGCCCTGGCGGTTCGGGCTGGCCGGCTCATCCTTTGTGAGCCGCAAGTTCTGA
- a CDS encoding NAD(P)-dependent oxidoreductase, which produces MTKSNIGFIGLGLMGQGMAANILKKGWPLQVMAHRNRAPVEMLVAEGAREAKTPREMAEQCDVIVLCVTGSPEVLSVIGGPDGIASAGRPVTIVDCSTSDPSVTTKLAADLAGSGLTLIDAPLSRTPADAAAGTLDVMVGGSESDVQRVWPVLECFAGRIIHTGPTGSGHTMKLLNNFLSMGYAALYSEALMLGRKAGLTPEVFDSVIRGGRMDCPFYQTFFRWVLERDPNAHKFAIRNGFKDMSYLAGYAIAAGVANPVGAAVRNSFAQAVGAGRGEDYVPMLSDFIAEANGLE; this is translated from the coding sequence ATGACGAAATCGAACATAGGCTTCATCGGGCTCGGATTGATGGGCCAGGGCATGGCGGCAAATATCCTGAAAAAGGGTTGGCCGCTCCAGGTGATGGCGCATCGCAACCGGGCGCCGGTGGAGATGCTCGTGGCCGAGGGCGCACGCGAAGCCAAGACGCCGCGTGAGATGGCGGAGCAATGCGACGTCATCGTCCTCTGCGTTACCGGCTCGCCGGAAGTCCTTTCGGTCATCGGCGGCCCGGATGGCATCGCGAGTGCGGGCAGGCCGGTCACCATCGTCGACTGTTCCACATCCGATCCCTCCGTCACGACGAAGCTTGCAGCCGATCTCGCGGGAAGCGGCCTTACGCTCATCGATGCGCCGCTCAGCCGTACGCCGGCCGATGCCGCCGCGGGCACGCTCGATGTCATGGTCGGCGGCTCGGAGTCAGACGTGCAGCGCGTGTGGCCGGTACTCGAATGTTTCGCCGGTCGGATCATCCACACGGGGCCGACCGGCTCCGGTCACACGATGAAACTGCTCAACAACTTCCTATCGATGGGCTACGCGGCGCTCTATTCCGAAGCGCTGATGCTCGGACGCAAGGCCGGACTGACGCCCGAGGTCTTCGACAGCGTCATTCGCGGCGGCCGGATGGATTGCCCTTTCTATCAGACCTTCTTCCGCTGGGTCTTGGAACGCGACCCGAATGCCCACAAATTCGCGATCCGCAACGGCTTCAAGGACATGAGCTATCTTGCCGGCTACGCCATTGCCGCCGGCGTCGCCAATCCCGTCGGGGCAGCCGTCCGGAACTCATTTGCACAGGCGGTCGGCGCGGGCCGCGGCGAGGATTACGTGCCTATGCTGTCGGATTTCATCGCCGAGGCGAACGGTCTCGAGTGA
- a CDS encoding TIM barrel protein, whose protein sequence is MTALPFALNHMAAPALPVDAFFSLAKSLGISMVEIRNDLAGNAIADGTPPEEVKALAEKHGLTIVSINALQRFNEWNEQRADEARELISYARDCGAKALVLVPVNDGSGKEDGVRQSNLRQALGALKPMLDAAGITGLVEPLGFEACSLCSKAEAAEAIRAVSGERSFRLVHDTFHHHLAGEDQFFPDLTGLVHISGVIDANLAVSDMRDPHRVLVDAADRLDNQGQTRRLQDQGYAGPFSFEPFAPSVHELADPADALRESMDYLRLRS, encoded by the coding sequence ATGACCGCCCTCCCCTTCGCCCTCAACCATATGGCCGCGCCCGCCCTCCCGGTCGACGCGTTCTTCTCGCTTGCGAAATCACTCGGCATCTCCATGGTCGAAATCCGCAACGACCTCGCCGGCAACGCCATTGCCGACGGGACGCCTCCGGAGGAGGTGAAAGCCCTTGCGGAGAAGCACGGGCTGACGATCGTCTCGATCAACGCCTTGCAGCGCTTCAACGAATGGAACGAGCAACGGGCAGACGAAGCGCGCGAGCTCATCTCCTATGCACGCGATTGCGGCGCGAAGGCGCTGGTGCTGGTGCCCGTCAATGACGGCAGCGGCAAAGAGGACGGCGTCCGACAAAGCAATCTTCGGCAGGCGCTCGGCGCGCTGAAGCCGATGCTCGACGCGGCCGGCATCACCGGCCTCGTCGAGCCGCTCGGCTTCGAAGCCTGCTCGCTGTGCTCGAAGGCGGAGGCCGCCGAAGCGATCCGGGCAGTTTCCGGTGAACGGAGCTTCCGCCTGGTGCACGACACGTTCCACCATCACCTTGCTGGCGAAGACCAGTTTTTTCCGGATCTCACCGGCCTCGTGCACATCTCCGGCGTCATCGACGCAAACCTGGCCGTCTCGGACATGCGCGATCCGCATCGGGTTCTCGTCGACGCCGCCGACAGGCTGGACAATCAAGGCCAGACTCGCCGGCTGCAGGATCAAGGCTATGCTGGGCCCTTCTCATTCGAGCCCTTTGCCCCTTCCGTGCACGAACTTGCCGACCCGGCGGACGCCCTGCGCGAGAGCATGGACTACCTCCGGTTACGGAGCTGA
- a CDS encoding sugar ABC transporter substrate-binding protein, whose product MKKFFLGTAMAVLMSTAAHAETIGVSMALFDDNFLTVLRSGMQEYAKTLDGVELQVEDAQNDVAKQQSQIQNFIAAGVDAIIVNPVDTDATAAMSKIAADAGIPLVYVNREPVNVDTLPDKQAFVASNEQESGTLQTKEICKMLGGKGKAVVMMGELSNQAARMRTKDIHDVIATEECKGIEIVEEQTANWSRTQGSDLMTNWLSAGLEFDAVISNNDEMAIGAIQALKAAGRSMDSVVIGGIDATQDALAAMAAGDLDVTVFQNAAGQGKGSVDAALKLAKGEPVEKKVYIPFELVTKDNLAQYQTKN is encoded by the coding sequence ATGAAGAAATTTTTCCTGGGCACTGCGATGGCCGTCTTGATGTCGACGGCCGCGCATGCGGAGACTATCGGCGTGTCGATGGCGCTCTTTGACGACAACTTCCTGACGGTGCTGCGCAGCGGGATGCAGGAATATGCAAAGACGCTCGACGGCGTCGAGCTGCAGGTCGAAGACGCGCAGAACGACGTCGCGAAACAGCAGAGTCAGATCCAGAACTTCATCGCCGCGGGGGTCGATGCCATCATCGTCAACCCGGTCGACACCGATGCGACTGCCGCCATGTCGAAGATCGCTGCGGATGCCGGCATTCCGCTGGTCTATGTCAACCGCGAGCCGGTGAACGTCGATACGCTTCCGGACAAGCAGGCCTTCGTGGCGTCGAACGAACAGGAATCCGGCACGCTGCAGACCAAGGAAATCTGTAAGATGCTGGGCGGCAAGGGCAAGGCCGTGGTCATGATGGGCGAGCTCTCCAACCAGGCTGCCCGCATGCGCACCAAGGACATCCACGACGTGATCGCGACCGAGGAATGCAAGGGCATCGAGATCGTCGAGGAGCAGACCGCGAACTGGTCGCGCACCCAGGGCTCGGATCTCATGACGAACTGGCTTTCCGCCGGCCTCGAATTCGACGCCGTCATCTCCAACAACGACGAAATGGCGATCGGCGCAATCCAGGCGCTGAAAGCGGCCGGGCGCTCGATGGACTCCGTCGTCATCGGCGGCATCGACGCGACACAGGATGCGCTCGCCGCCATGGCGGCCGGCGATCTCGATGTGACGGTGTTCCAGAATGCCGCCGGCCAGGGCAAGGGCTCAGTCGATGCCGCCCTTAAGCTCGCCAAGGGCGAGCCGGTTGAAAAGAAGGTCTACATTCCCTTCGAGCTCGTCACGAAGGATAACCTGGCGCAATATCAGACGAAGAACTGA
- a CDS encoding sugar ABC transporter ATP-binding protein — MTLSPTTMAAVRASGAVPKSEYLLTAEGVRKEFPGVVALDDVEFKLKRGTVHALMGENGAGKSTLMKILAGIYYPDQGEVKLRGAGIRLKSPLDALENGIAMIHQELNLMPFMTVAENIWIRREPKNRFGFVDHGEMRRMTAKLFERLKIDLDPEIEVRHLSVANRQMVEIAKAVSYESDVLIMDEPTSALTEREVAHLFEIIRDLRSQGIGIVYITHKMNELFEIADEFSVFRDGKYIGTHLSNEVTRDDIIRMMVGREITQMFPKEEVPIGDVVLSVKNLTLNGVFRDVSFDVRAGEILGVAGLVGSGRSNVAETLFGVTPASSGTIAIDGKEVVIDSANKAIRHRMAFLTEDRKDTGCLLILDILENMQIAVLQDKFVKRGFVSEREVTAACEEMSRKLRVKTPNLQERVENLSGGNQQKVLIGRWLLTNPRILILDEPTRGIDVGAKAEIHRLVTELARNGVAVIMISSEMPEVLGMSDRIMVMHEGRVTGILDRAEATQIKVMELAAR, encoded by the coding sequence ATGACACTCAGTCCCACGACAATGGCAGCCGTGCGCGCCAGCGGCGCCGTTCCGAAATCCGAATACCTTCTGACTGCCGAGGGCGTTCGCAAGGAGTTTCCGGGTGTCGTTGCGCTCGACGACGTGGAGTTCAAGCTGAAGCGCGGCACCGTGCATGCGCTCATGGGCGAGAACGGAGCCGGCAAGTCGACCTTGATGAAGATCCTCGCCGGGATCTATTATCCCGACCAGGGCGAGGTGAAACTCAGGGGCGCCGGCATCCGGCTGAAGTCGCCACTCGACGCACTCGAGAACGGCATCGCCATGATCCATCAGGAACTGAACCTGATGCCTTTCATGACCGTCGCCGAGAACATCTGGATCCGCCGGGAACCCAAGAACCGTTTCGGTTTCGTCGATCATGGCGAAATGCGCCGCATGACGGCAAAGCTCTTCGAGCGGCTCAAGATCGATCTCGATCCGGAGATCGAGGTCCGTCACCTCTCGGTCGCCAACCGCCAGATGGTCGAGATCGCCAAGGCGGTCTCCTACGAGTCCGACGTGCTGATCATGGACGAGCCCACCTCGGCGCTCACCGAGCGCGAGGTCGCGCATTTATTCGAGATCATCCGTGACCTGCGCTCGCAGGGTATCGGCATCGTCTACATCACCCACAAGATGAACGAGCTGTTCGAGATCGCCGACGAGTTCTCGGTGTTCCGCGACGGCAAATATATCGGCACCCACCTCTCGAACGAGGTCACCCGCGACGACATCATCCGCATGATGGTCGGACGTGAAATCACCCAGATGTTCCCGAAGGAGGAGGTGCCGATCGGCGACGTGGTGCTGTCGGTGAAGAACCTGACGCTCAACGGCGTCTTCCGCGACGTCTCCTTCGATGTGCGCGCCGGCGAGATCCTCGGCGTTGCCGGCCTCGTCGGATCCGGCCGCTCCAACGTCGCCGAGACGCTCTTCGGGGTCACGCCGGCGAGCTCGGGCACGATCGCGATCGACGGGAAAGAGGTCGTGATCGACAGCGCCAACAAGGCGATCCGTCACCGGATGGCGTTTCTCACCGAGGATCGCAAGGACACCGGCTGTCTGCTCATCCTCGACATTCTCGAAAACATGCAGATCGCCGTGCTGCAGGACAAATTCGTCAAGCGCGGCTTCGTCAGCGAGAGGGAAGTCACTGCCGCCTGCGAGGAGATGAGCCGCAAGCTTCGGGTCAAGACGCCGAACCTGCAGGAGCGCGTCGAGAATCTCTCGGGCGGCAACCAGCAGAAGGTGCTGATCGGCCGCTGGCTGCTCACCAATCCGCGCATCCTGATCCTCGACGAGCCGACGCGCGGCATCGATGTTGGCGCCAAGGCCGAAATCCACCGCCTGGTGACCGAACTTGCCCGCAACGGTGTCGCGGTCATCATGATCTCGTCGGAAATGCCGGAAGTGCTCGGGATGAGCGACCGGATCATGGTGATGCACGAGGGCCGGGTCACCGGCATTCTCGACAGGGCGGAAGCCACCCAAATCAAGGTCATGGAGCTTGCGGCGCGATAG
- a CDS encoding ABC transporter permease, which yields MNTNVAAQGTGSSLARSRRRMPPELNIFLVLIGIALVYEVLGWLFVGQSFLMNSQRLTIMILQVSVIGIIAVGVTQVIITGGIDLSSGSVVGMTAMISASVAQASTWPRALYPSLTDLPAIVPIGLGVGIGLLAGFINGQLIARTKIPPFIATLGMMVSARGVSKWYTKGQPVSGLTEQFNFIGTGIWPVIVFLVVALIFHIALRYTRYGKFTYAIGANVQAARVSGINVEAHLVKVYAIAGMLAGLAGVVTAARAQTAQAGMGVMYELDAIAATVIGGTSLTGGVGRVTGTVIGTVILGVMTSGFTFLRVDAYYQEIVKGIIIVAAVVVDVYRQKGRKKT from the coding sequence ATGAATACCAATGTCGCAGCACAGGGCACGGGCTCGTCCCTCGCCCGCTCGAGACGGCGCATGCCGCCCGAGCTCAACATCTTTCTGGTGCTGATCGGTATCGCGCTCGTCTACGAGGTTCTCGGCTGGCTCTTCGTCGGCCAGAGCTTTCTGATGAATTCGCAGCGCCTGACGATCATGATCCTGCAGGTGTCGGTGATCGGCATCATCGCCGTCGGCGTCACGCAGGTCATCATCACGGGCGGCATCGACCTCTCGTCAGGCTCGGTCGTCGGCATGACCGCGATGATCTCGGCGAGCGTCGCGCAGGCCTCCACCTGGCCGCGGGCGCTCTATCCGTCACTGACCGACCTTCCGGCCATCGTACCGATCGGCCTTGGTGTCGGGATCGGTCTGCTCGCCGGCTTCATCAACGGCCAGCTCATCGCCAGGACCAAGATCCCGCCCTTCATCGCCACGCTCGGCATGATGGTGTCGGCCCGCGGTGTCTCCAAGTGGTACACGAAGGGTCAGCCGGTCTCGGGTCTCACCGAGCAATTCAACTTCATCGGCACGGGCATCTGGCCGGTGATCGTCTTCCTCGTCGTGGCGCTGATATTCCACATCGCGCTGCGCTACACCCGCTACGGCAAATTCACCTACGCGATCGGCGCCAATGTCCAGGCCGCGCGCGTCTCCGGCATCAATGTCGAAGCCCATCTGGTGAAGGTCTATGCGATCGCCGGCATGCTTGCGGGCCTCGCAGGCGTGGTCACCGCCGCCCGCGCCCAGACGGCGCAGGCCGGCATGGGCGTCATGTACGAACTCGACGCGATCGCCGCGACCGTCATCGGCGGCACGTCGCTCACAGGCGGCGTCGGCCGTGTCACCGGTACGGTGATCGGCACGGTGATCCTTGGCGTGATGACGTCAGGCTTCACCTTCCTCCGGGTCGACGCCTACTACCAGGAGATCGTAAAGGGCATCATCATCGTCGCTGCTGTCGTTGTCGACGTCTATCGCCAGAAAGGCCGGAAAAAGACGTAA
- a CDS encoding LysR family transcriptional regulator, producing MKEFNGRRLEIDALRALWAIRRHGGITRAAEALRLSQSAVSHKIKRLETSLDCDLLGRSPGGAMFTAAGEDLLDYAGKILGLHDEALLSLSKASLEGRIALGLTEDTACSDLARILGRFRRLHPNVAVRTKVRMSLVLRAMLERGELDAAILQVFAHEVRPTDVVLFREELHWVKHPQLSLPQQGPIPFLSFDDECFYRRWALDIGQDGGVVLETVFECASAAGIVAAVTSAMGVTLLSGRHLRPEMQIVTERLPTPPALAYVARRARKVRNSALDTLVAEIENEISRYGGLVLAS from the coding sequence ATGAAAGAGTTCAACGGCCGACGTTTGGAAATCGATGCGCTGCGCGCCTTGTGGGCGATCCGGCGTCACGGCGGGATAACCCGCGCGGCCGAGGCCCTGCGCCTGTCGCAGTCTGCCGTCAGCCACAAGATCAAACGGCTCGAGACGAGCCTCGATTGTGACCTGCTCGGCCGGAGCCCGGGCGGAGCGATGTTTACCGCAGCTGGAGAGGATTTGCTGGATTATGCCGGGAAAATCCTCGGCTTGCATGACGAAGCGCTTCTGAGCTTATCGAAAGCGTCACTTGAAGGACGCATCGCGCTCGGTTTGACCGAAGACACGGCGTGCAGCGACCTCGCGCGGATATTGGGGAGATTTCGCCGCCTGCATCCGAATGTCGCCGTCCGCACCAAAGTCCGCATGAGTCTAGTCCTGCGAGCGATGCTGGAGCGGGGGGAGCTAGACGCCGCGATCCTGCAGGTTTTCGCTCATGAAGTCCGGCCGACCGACGTCGTTCTGTTCCGGGAGGAGCTCCATTGGGTCAAGCACCCGCAGCTGTCACTGCCGCAGCAGGGCCCGATTCCCTTCCTGTCCTTCGACGACGAATGTTTCTATCGAAGATGGGCGCTCGACATCGGACAGGACGGCGGAGTGGTTCTTGAAACCGTATTCGAATGTGCAAGCGCTGCTGGTATCGTTGCCGCGGTCACTTCGGCCATGGGTGTAACACTTCTGAGCGGGCGTCATCTGCGCCCCGAAATGCAGATCGTCACCGAACGCTTGCCCACGCCGCCTGCTTTGGCATATGTCGCCCGCCGCGCCCGAAAGGTGAGAAATTCCGCGCTAGATACGCTGGTCGCTGAAATCGAAAACGAAATCAGTCGCTACGGAGGGCTGGTTCTCGCGAGCTAA